The nucleotide sequence CTACCGCCTGTCGGAGACGCAGGCGCGCGCCATCCTCGATCTTCGCCTGCAGCGCCTCACCGCGCTGGGCCGCGACGAGATCGGCGACGAGCTGAAGAAGCTCGCCGACGAGATCGCCGACTATCTCGACATCCTGCGCTCGCGCGCCCGCATCCAGGCCATCGTCAAGCAGGAACTCGCCGAGGTGCGCGAACTCTTCGCCACCCCACGCAAGACCGAGATCATCGATTCCGACTTCAGCGTCGAGGACGAGGATCTGATCGCCCGCGAGGACATGGTCGTGACCGTGTCCCATGCCGGCTACGTCAAGCGCGTGCCGCTCTCGACCTACCGGGCGCAGAAGCGCGGCGGCAAGGGCCGCTCCGGCATGAGCACCCGTGACGAGGATTTCGTCACGCGGCTGTTCGTGGCCAACACCCACACGCCGGTGCTGTTCTTCTCCGACCAGGGCCAGGCCTACAAGGAGAAGGTCTGGCGCCTGCCGGTGGCCGCACCGAACGCGCGGGGCAAGGCGCTCGTCAACATCCTGCACCTGCAGAACGAGGGCGAGCGCATCACCACCATCATGCCGCTGCCCGAGGACGAGGCGTCCTGGGAGACGCTCGACGTGATGTTCGCGACGGCCTCCGGCAATGTTCGCCGCAACAAGCTGTCGGACTTCGTCCAGGTGAATCGCAACGGCAAGATCGCGATGAAGCTCGATCCGGGCGATCACATCGTCCATGTCGAGATCTGCCGCGCCGACCAGAACGTGCTGCTCACGACCGCGCTCGGCCAGTGCATCCGCTTCCCCGTCGAGGACGTGCGCGTCTTCAAGGGCCGCGACTCGACCGGCGTGCGCGGGATCGCGCTGGCCAAGGACGACCGCGTCATCTCGATGGCGATCCTCAATGCCTTCGACGCCTCGCCCGAGGAACGCGCCGGCTACCTGAAGATGCGCCGCGCCGTGATCGGCGATGCCGGCGACGAGGGGGATGCGGCGGAGGCCGAGGAGAGCACGGCGGAAGCCGCGATCTCGCAGGAGCGCTACAGCGCGATGGGCGCTGCCGAGCAGTACGTGCTGACGCTGTCCGAGCGCGGCTTCGGCAAGCGCTCCTCCTCCTACGAGTACCGCACCTCCGGCCGCGGCGGCAAAGGCATCACGGCGATGCGGGTCAATGCCCGCAACGGCCACCTCGTCGCCTCCTTCCCCGTCGAGGCCTCCGACCAGATCATGCTCGTCACCAATGCCGGCCAGCTCATCCGCGTGCCGGTGGACGACATCCGAATCGTCGGCCGGGCCTCGCAGGGTGTGACGGTGTTCAACACCGACAAGGCCGAGCGCGTCGTCTCGGTGGAGCATATCGAGGGCGAGGAGGAGAACGGCGAGGACGAGGCCTGAGGCCTCCACGCGTCATTCCCGGGGCGCCGCAGGCGAACCCGGGAATGACGGAGGGAGGGTAGTGTGATCTGTGCCGTCTACCTTCTCGCACATAAGCGGGACGGCACGCTCTATCTCGGCGTCACGCGGAACCTGAGCCGACGCATCTGGGAGCACAGGGCGAAGGCGGCACCGGGATTCTCAGCTCGCTACGGCGTCGACCGCCTCGTCTGGTACGAAGTTTACGATCGGATCGACGAGGCTATTGCCCGTGAGAAAGCGCTCAAGAAGTGGCGTCGCGCCTGGAAGGTCGCGCTGATCGAGGCGATGAACCCGGAGTGGGAGGACCTTTACGGCCGTCTGAATGCCTGAGCGCACAACGCATCACCGTTCTCTCAACGCCCGTCATTCCGGGGCGCCGCAGGCGAACCCGGAATCCACGACTGGCCGCCATGGTTCGACTGGGGCCGGGCGCCGCGCATCACGGGTGGATTCCGGGTTCCGCTACGCGGCCCCGGAATGACGGGGTTCGGAAACCCATCGGGTTTCGTTCGCTTCCAAAATGCTCTAGGCCCGTTCCCGTGACGACCCGCACCGCCCTCTATGCCGGTTCCTTCGATCCGGTCACCAACGGCCATCTCGACGTGGTGCGGCAGGCCTGCCGCCTCGTGCCGCGGCTGGTGCTCGCCATCGGCGTGCATCCGGGCAAGGCGCCGCTGTTCACGGCCGAGGAGCGCGCCGCCCTGCTGCGCGAGACCTGCGGGCCGCTGGCCGCCGCCGAGGGCGCGAGCCTGGAAGTCGTCACCTTCGACGACCTCGCCGTCTCGGCCGCCCGACGCTGCGAGGCCCGCCTGTTCATCCGCGGCCTGCGCGACGGCACCGATCTCGACTACGAGATGCAGCTCGCGGGCATGAACGGCGCCATGGCCCCCGAGGTCCAGACTGTGTTCCTGCCCGCCTCCACCGGTGTGCGGCCGATCACCGCGACCCTGGTGCGCCAGATCGCGGCCATGGGCGGAGACGTCTCGCCCTTCGTGCCGCCGGTCGTGGCCGCGCAACTCGCCGCCCGCTTCGCGAAATCCTGATCCTCTCCACGGAGCCTTTGCCCGCATGAATCGCCGCCACGCCGTCCTCGGCCTCGCCCTCTCCGCCATGCTCCTCGCCGCCCCGGCGCGGGCGGGCGAGAACACCGTCACCCTCGAGACCAAGGACGGTCGGGTCACGATCGAGCTGCGTCCGGAGATCGCGCCGAAGCACGTCAAGCAGCTCAAGACCCTGATCGGACAAGGCTTCTACAACGGCCTGAAGTTCCATCGCGTCATCGACGGGTTCATGGTCCAGACCGGCGACCCCAAGGGCAACGGCACCGGCGGTTCCAGCCTGCCCAATATCCCGGCCGAGTTCTCCTCGGCTCCGTTCAAGCGCGGCACTGTCGGCATGGCCCGCTCGGGTGATCCGAACTCGGCCAATTCGCAGTTCTTCATCTGCATCGGCGACGCCGAGTTCCTGAACAACAACTACACCGTCGTCGGCGTTGTCACCTCCGGGATGGACGTGGTCGACAAGATCAAGAAGGGCTCCAAGGCCAATAACGGCTCGGTGCAGGACCCCGACAAGATCGTGAAGATGACGCTTGGAGGCGGCCAATAGCGGCCGCACGCATCGGGCGTCGCCGGGCCGGCGCTCCCGCCGGCCTCCTCGCGGCCG is from Methylorubrum sp. B1-46 and encodes:
- a CDS encoding GIY-YIG nuclease family protein, encoding MICAVYLLAHKRDGTLYLGVTRNLSRRIWEHRAKAAPGFSARYGVDRLVWYEVYDRIDEAIAREKALKKWRRAWKVALIEAMNPEWEDLYGRLNA
- a CDS encoding peptidylprolyl isomerase; its protein translation is MNRRHAVLGLALSAMLLAAPARAGENTVTLETKDGRVTIELRPEIAPKHVKQLKTLIGQGFYNGLKFHRVIDGFMVQTGDPKGNGTGGSSLPNIPAEFSSAPFKRGTVGMARSGDPNSANSQFFICIGDAEFLNNNYTVVGVVTSGMDVVDKIKKGSKANNGSVQDPDKIVKMTLGGGQ
- the coaD gene encoding pantetheine-phosphate adenylyltransferase, which encodes MTTRTALYAGSFDPVTNGHLDVVRQACRLVPRLVLAIGVHPGKAPLFTAEERAALLRETCGPLAAAEGASLEVVTFDDLAVSAARRCEARLFIRGLRDGTDLDYEMQLAGMNGAMAPEVQTVFLPASTGVRPITATLVRQIAAMGGDVSPFVPPVVAAQLAARFAKS
- the gyrA gene encoding DNA gyrase subunit A; translation: MADDNDAPGAGTPPPATDIKPVSITDEMRRSYLDYAMSVIVSRALPDARDGLKPVHRRILYSAFESGHLPERKYVKSARIVGDVIGKYHPHGDQSIYDALVRMAQDFSMRLMLIDGQGNFGSVDGDPAAAMRYTESRLAKPAVALLTDIDKNTVDFRPNYDEAHEEPTVLPARFPNLLVNGAGGIAVGMATNIPPHNLGELVDACVALIDDPSLTIEALNEIVPGPDFPTGGMILGRAGTRQAYTTGRGSIIMRARSHVEELRKEREALIFTEIPYQVNKATLIEKIAELVKDKRIEGISDLRDESDRDGMRIVVEIKRDAMADVVLNQLYRYTPLQTSFGANMVALNGGRPELMNLKDLLQAFNDFREEVVSRRTKFLLNKARERAHVLCGLAIAVANIDEVIRLIRTSPDPNTARELLMARDWPAHDIAPLIALVDDPRHRVADDGTYRLSETQARAILDLRLQRLTALGRDEIGDELKKLADEIADYLDILRSRARIQAIVKQELAEVRELFATPRKTEIIDSDFSVEDEDLIAREDMVVTVSHAGYVKRVPLSTYRAQKRGGKGRSGMSTRDEDFVTRLFVANTHTPVLFFSDQGQAYKEKVWRLPVAAPNARGKALVNILHLQNEGERITTIMPLPEDEASWETLDVMFATASGNVRRNKLSDFVQVNRNGKIAMKLDPGDHIVHVEICRADQNVLLTTALGQCIRFPVEDVRVFKGRDSTGVRGIALAKDDRVISMAILNAFDASPEERAGYLKMRRAVIGDAGDEGDAAEAEESTAEAAISQERYSAMGAAEQYVLTLSERGFGKRSSSYEYRTSGRGGKGITAMRVNARNGHLVASFPVEASDQIMLVTNAGQLIRVPVDDIRIVGRASQGVTVFNTDKAERVVSVEHIEGEEENGEDEA